The segment atataaataatatctacatatgaagtgaatgtggcaaaatgtttaaaaatgatattttaaaactaaataaaatttatatttaaaaaaagtacaggggatggtgctgtggcacagccactatctacagtgttggtatcccatatgggtgccggttcagattatgatccagctctctgctgtggcctgggaaagcagtggaagatagtccaagtccttgagcccctgcacctgcctgggagacccagatggagctcctggctcctggcttcgaaagggtgcatctctggccattgcagccaattgaggagtgaaccagtgatggaagacctctcctctccctctccctctccctctccctctccctctccttctcccctcctcttctcttcccttctcttctttctgtgtaactctttcaaataaataaataaatcttaaaaaataaaataagctgttAAAACCCACATTATACCTACAAATATACTAATACtatgtcaataaaaacaaaataataataataataaagacttgAATAGCTATGGGAGTGAAATGAGTTAAagagaggggagacaggagaggtgttccgtccactggttcactctccaaatggttgcaacagtcagggctaggctggTCCCAAGCAGAAGTCTGGAgctgcttccaagtctcccatgaaggtgcaggagcccaaacacttgagccatcttctgctgctttcctaggcacattagcagggagctggatgggaactggagcagtcgggactcaaactggcgcccatatgggacaccaacaacagcatcacaggtagtggtctaacccattatgccacaatactggcccccacaTCTTATTACTTTTGACATCAAAGTAATGCTGACCTTATGACTGGATAGGAGGCAAAACCACTCTTTtccttggctggcaccgcggctcactaggctaaacctctgcctgcggtgctggcaccccgggttctagtcccggttggggcgccggattctgtcccatttgctcctcttccagtccagctctattcTGTGGCTCGGGGAgggagtagaggatggcccaggtccttgggccctgcagccgcatgggagaccaggaggaagcacctggctcctggctttggatcggtgtagcccGCGGGCCGTagaagccatctggggggtgaaccaacggaaggaagacctttctctgtctctctctctcactatctaactctgtcaaaaaaaaaaaaaaactactcttttCCTTAtagttttctgaaataatttcatttattgaacTTAATTCTCCTTGAACACTTGGGAAAACTTGCCTGCAAAACTGCCCAATGAAATCCCAGCACATCTATTACAGCTTGCATGGTTCAATCCACGAGTTTACAGCGATTAGAATACCAAGACACTCAAGTCCACATATACAAAGATGCTAGCAATGTCAGATCTTGGAGACAGGAAGTAGAATGGGGTAGGGTGCCAGAGGTGATAAGGGGTGAGTTTCAGGGAGGCAGAGTTTCGGTTTGGGAATCTGAGAAAGCTCTGGGTAGTAAGGGTGACACAATATTGTGAAATACAAGTGCTtcaagggactggcattgtggtgtagcaggtgaagccaccacccacagtgccaggatcccacagGGATGACCattcagttcccagctgttgcacttctaatccaactctctgctaatggcctgggaaagcagtggaagacggccagatgcttgggctcctgcacccacgttggaaactcagaagaaacttctggttcctgtttttggcctagcctagccctgggcattgcagctacttgggggagtgaaccagaggatggatgatctttctctgtcctccttctcttcctgtaactctttgaaatacaaaaataaatcttaaaaagaataagagcatcaaaaagtttatataaaatagaattgaaataCAAGTTTATTTAGTGAATATGTTTGGAAATCTATAGTTTTTTCGCTATGATATATATTTTCCAGTTTGGTACAGATATTTGGGGACCAAACTAGCAGGTACAAGATCTTTGTCTTGAGGATAGTACAAccgtgtaacaggtaaagctgctgcctgcagtgctggcatcccatatggtcactggtttgagtcccagctgctctacttctgattcaattctttattaacacacctgggaaagcagcaaaagatggtctactacttgggtcctgcatccacatgggagacccagaagaagctcctggctcctggcttccaattggtccAACCCcaggccttggtggccatttggggagtgaaccagtagatggaagattctctctgagtctccctttctctgtttctctgtttctctgcctttcaaataaatatatcttttaaaaaatatttctctgtgactttcaaaaaagagaaatattttttaaaattggtcACAGATTATGGATTGGAATCTGCTTagtaaaatatagagaaaaaaatgaggcTCAGGAGACATTCCATGACTCTTAATGAGAAACATTTTTACTAATGTTTTAGCTATATTTATATCTAGGTATATTAGTTATACCCATATAGATAAatgttcttttctcattttttaaagaagatatattatttatttgacagagttacagcctgagtgagacagagagagtgagagagatcttccatccactggtttactccccaaatgtccacaacagccagggccgggtaaggccaaagcaggagcttcacaggggtcttccacatgggtgcaagagcccaagcacatggaccatcttctgctgcttttccaaggccatcagcagggagctggatcagaagtggagcatccgagacacaaaccggcacccataggggataccagTGTTATCCTCAGCAGTtatacccactatgctgcaacaCCGGccctaataattttattttcacccCTGAAATTGGAATCAGGCATCCTGACATTAGTGATGCCTTtgtaacaaaaaataataaataaataaataaataaataaataaataaataaataaaaggctggAATTCACTGTAGAAGGAGTTATGTGCTTGTGCCAAAGTGACATGGAAGGCAGGTGAGCAGACACAGGTAGGGAGAACAGGATGTGTGGTCTCACAGGCTCAGAGAATCCGTTACTCCAAATTCCTCTCTTCTGTAGTCTTGGTCTTAAAGGACCTGCCCTCCTGGGATCAGACTGGCATGAAAATAGCTGCTCTAACAAGGAGCATTGGAGATTGGGCTCCGGGGTCTCCAGAGGCTGTCGGAGTTGGTCTGTGGCCACCTcactcagcttccttctaatatgaCCTGGCCAGTTAGGATGCCACATCCCTGAGCCTCCTCCCGGAGAGGAACGTTTCTGGCCAGGTGGCTTATCCCGCccctgtcccagtcccccatctGTCTTCCTTCTTCAGAAGCCAGGTGAGCTGCAGAACACCATTCGCTTCTAAGTCAGTCAGGTAACCAAAAGTCTCTTGGATAATGCTTTGGACACAAAGGCAGGTGGTTTTTGCTAGAACTTCACTGGAGAGAAGCAGCGAGGAGAGCGCTTGCACGCTGAGAGAGAAGTCCCCTGGAGCCTCCTGCTGGCCTGACTTCTTGACATATGCAGCATACATTCACCCCGACGCTCACCCAGCTCTTGCTCTGCTgggctccatctctctctgcaacaTCAAGTCCCAGGGTCCTCCCGAGCGTAAATCCTCCCCTTCTCAAAGCACCACGGTTGCTGTAAAATATCCTGACACTCATCAGGATTCTTGTGCTGGTGGTGGCAGTGCGAAGGGGGAGTTTGCTAGCGTGTGAGCTTCCTGAGGCTGCCAGAGCAAAGCACCAAGGAAGTGGCTTTGCAACAGACGTGGGTTTTCTCTCCCTTCTGGAGGCTGGAATTGTAAGATCAAGGTGAGGGCAGGGTTGGTttcccctttttaattttttaaaaatgtttctgttttattttttaaaggtttttttgtttgtttgtttgaaaggcagagtgacaagtaGATAGGAGGtggtagagggagagaaggaaggatatagagggagagaaagagagagagcaagcgagagcaaGCAAGCTAtatcttcaattcactggttcacttcccaaatggctacaacagccgggctgggccaggatgaaaccaggagccaggaattccatctgggtctcccacgtgggtagcaggggcccaagtacaagagccatcttccgctgctttcccaggtgtactagcagggagctggatcagaagcagagtgactgggacttgaaccagcactctgatatgggatactagcattgcagctggtggttcaacctgctgtgccatggcactggtcccAGAATAATACAATTCCTCGTGCTGTAGGTTCTCTGttctataaacatttttctcttgTAGGCTTTCAGTCTTTGTGTTGATTCATATGTGcaattcattttagtatttaaCAGATTTGCACAGCTATGTATTCATCATCTGTCCATGCTAAATCGATGTTGATATCACTGATTTCGACATAACCAAGATTCCCAAGCAGAGTCTGACACGGAAACTCTTCCCTGAAATGTGCAGTTAGCACATGGACGCCACTTTCTCTCATTCATCTTCTTTCAGTTTGCTCCCTCCCTCGTGCTTCTGAGGAGAGGCTGTCGTTCatggcagaaaagaaaaatgaggaatgctgggggggaggcatttggtgcagtggttacagCACTGcaggggacacctgcatcccacatctgagtgcttggattccagtcctgcctctgcccccaattccagcttctttgtAAGATGCACTTCggtggcagcaggtggtggctcaagtgcttgagtctctgtcacccacgggggagacccagactgagttctggctcctggcctttgggAGCGAACTTACAGTggggagatctctgtgtctttgtctctttctcttctctttaccttacaaataaataaaaattaaaaaaaaatactgtcagcACAGAGGTCCCATAGGCTATAGGCtgagcacagtgctggctccttttaTTCTATTCTGTTCTCACCATTGCAACATTCTCATACGATGTAAGCatagtttttataaaaaataaggatACTGGGGCctgctttgtggtgcagtgggttaagccactgcctgcaatgctggcatcccatgtgagtgctgattcaagtcttggttcttcacttccaatcaatttccctgctaatggtctggaaaagcagcagaagatggcccaagccttgggtccctacacccatgcaggagacctggatagagtttcaggcttctggcttcagcctgtcccagccacagctgttgtggccatttgaggagtgaaccagcaaatggaagatttctctctctctttctcctgctcctcctcctctttgtcactcttataaataaatatttttttaaatgaggacacGGAGACATCTCCTACAGATGAAGAATTTCCCCACTCAAAAAGCCAGTGGGAGAGCCTGGATTCAGTGCTTGTCTAAAAACTATACCAATGGGCAGATCATCTGGTGGCTGCTTGTGTATGCCCAGGACGGGGAGACCCGTGCTCCAGGGACACTCCCTTTCAGATGCCTGATGATGTCTGGTTAGTCTCCATCTTCTGACAGCCCACAGATCATTTGCTTTCTGATCTTAGGAGCCTATGCTTtgcattcttcctttcatttagCTTCCCTCAcacacatttgtttatttgaaagggagagagagagagagagggagggagggagggagagggagagagagagagagagagagagattgattctccatctgctggttcattccccaaatggccacaacagccagggatgggtggtggcttaacgtACTCTCTCTGAAATGCTGGTCCCCacttaatttttgtgtttttttttttttgacaggcagagtggacagtgagagagagagacagagagaaaggtcttccttttccgttgtttcatcccccagtggccgctgtggccggcgtgctgtggccagtgcaccacgctgatccaaagccaggagccaggtgcttctcctggtctcccatgctggtgcaggacacaaggacttgggccatcctccactgcactcccgggccacagcggagagctggactggaagaggagcaacagggacagaatccggcaccccaaccgggactagaacccagggtgccagtgctacaggcagagaattagcctattgagccgtggtgctggccatccCCCATTTAGTTCTTAAACCTCTGTCAccatgccttccaaataaagtgaaaataaataaatccaaaaatgttttaaatacaaTTATACCAATTCATATATATActggtacatatttatggggtacacaatatttttttaaagatttatttatttacttgagaggcatagttacagacagagagagggagagacaaaaagagaagtcttccatctgctggttcactccccaaatggctgcaatggccagagctgtgcctatctgaagccagaagccaggagcttcctcctggtccccgacgtgggtgcaggagcccaagcactccaggccatcttccactgctttcaagaccatcagcaaggagctgaatcagaagtagatcagccaggactggaaccggagcccatatgtgatgctagtgccacaggtgtATGCTTACGccatctactacaccacagccccagccggATACATGATATTTCAGTACCTggctacaatgtgtcatgatcaGATCAAAGCAGTTAGCATATCTGTTCCCTTAAATATTTATCCTGCCTTTGGACTGGGGACATTCAAAATCCTCCTCtaccagctattttgaaatactcaGTTAGCCGTTTTCAACTTGTTATCCTACTGTGCTGTACAACATGAGAACATCTTCTTCCTATAACCTTAGGGGAAGCACTCCCTCCAGGTGACACGGAGAGTCACACAGGCACAGTTGTGCTGTCCTCTTAGGTGAATTGTACTCACAGACACGATGGTGTTTCCACGTGGGAGCTATTTGCTCGGGTCCAGAGAGCATTCCTGGATGGATAGAATCCACCTGCTCCACACCATTTCTGTGTGTATTCTTTGAGGGCAATGGAAAAGATGTGACACTGTGCTGTGCAAGAAAATGCTACTTtttagtggctggcattgtggtgcagtcaTTTAAGGAACCACTTGAgaggccagcagcccatatgagcacctgttcagtcccagctgttccacttctgatcagtctccctgctaatgtgtctgggaaagcagtggaagatagcctgagtgctttggctcttgccacccacataggagacccgggtggaattctgggctcctggctttgactttgtccagtcctggctattgtagccatttggggtgtgaaccagggatggatgatatctttctctcttcctctctgcaacactgcctttcaaataaaaagaaaaaatgttattttttaaggaaaatctaGGCATCTAGATGATCTTTGAGGAAGgctaattctttctctttttaagatttaattatttatttgaaagggagagttacagggagggagggagggagggagggagggagggagagagagagagagagaatgaatcttcctctactgattcactccctaaatggctacaatgaccagggctgggccaagctgaaggcaggagccaagtgcttcatccaggtctcccacatggctggcagggacccaagcacttgggccatcttctgctgcttttcccaggtgcattagcagggagctagatccgaagaggaacagccagaactcgaacaggcattcgtataggatgctggcatcacaagcagtgatgtaacccaatgcaccacagtgggttaaatcacccTTCATCACTAGttctttttttgtaatattttacttattttatttgagagttagagttacagacagtgagagggagagacagaaaggtcttccttctgttgattcactccccagatggccgcaatgaccggagctgcgccgattcaaagccaggagcttcttccgggtctcccacgtgagtgcaggagcccaaggacttgggccatcttctactgctttcccagggcacagcagagagctggactggaagaggggcagctgggactagaaccggtgcccatatgggatgccagtgccgcaggcagaggattaacctagtgtgccatggtgctgggccCATCACAAGTTCTTAACTAGCCAGGGGCACTACCAGAGACTGGTCAAGCTGAGACTCAGTCTTGGCCACATACTGCCCATGCATTTCATGTCCATGACGTAATCTCTTGTTTCTGAATGGGTCCCCGAGGGCCAATGGGTGCTGCTAGCATGAAGCAACTCATAATTTGAAAAGGTCTTGGAATGAATCTGAAGCATGCCACCTCTGGTCTCCGAGACAGATCTCACGCCTTCCATCGCATCTTTCTGCTTGTGTGGAGGCAAGGAGAAGCCATCTTGAGGATTCTTGGTTTTTTAGTCTCAGCCACTTGCACCCTGTGTGAAACACAGCTGGGGCTCACACAAGGGAACTGAAGGAGGAGGAGCAATGGGAGAGAAATGGGGGGTGGAGAAAGGATGCTCATATTCTCTTGGACTCACAGTAAAATGGGAGATGCCTGGGTCCTTTATAAAGCCCTGGTTCTCAAGTATCGAGCATACATCATATTCTTCGGGTGGCCTTGTTAAAACATAGATGGCTGATTCTCGCCACAGGGGGCACTGCGGAAATCAGTTTCCAGGCAATGCAGCCACCACTGGTCTGGGGATGAATTGTGTTACCATCATCTCACCCCACTCTCATCCTCACTCAGGCTCATCAATAACATGGGAACCAGAAACCAGACGGCTGTTTCTGAATTCCTTCTCCTGGGGCTCACAGATGACCCAGCCCTACAGCCCCTCCTCTTCTGCCTGTTCCTGTCCATCTACCTGGTCACCATCCTGGGAAACCTGCTCATCATCCTGGCTGTCAGCTCCGACGCCCGCCTCCAcacgcccatgtacttcttcctctgcagTCTCTCTTTCACTGATATCTGGACAAGCACCACCACCATCCCCAAGATGCTGGTGAACCTGCAGACACGGGACCGCAGCATCACATACATGGGCTGCCTCACCCAGATCTGCTTTATCTTGATCCTGGGTGGCTTGGAAAACTGTCTCCTTGCAGTGATGGCCTATGACCGATACATGGCCATCTGCCACCCGCTGAGGTACATGGCAGTGGTGAGTCCCCGCCTATGTATCCTACTGGTTCTGCTCTCTCTGCTTGTTAGCGTTGCAAATGCCCTCCTGCACAGCCTGATGCTGCTACGGCTCTCCTTCTGCACACACCTGGAGATCCCTCACTTCTTCTGTGAGCTTGTTCCCATCATCAGGCTCGCCTGCTCTGACCCCCTCGTCAACAACCTCCTGATCTATTTTGTGGCTAGCCTATTTGCTGGCATTCCTCTTTCTGGGATCATCTTCTCCTATGGTCAGATTGTCTCCTCTGTTCTGAGGATGCCACCAGCAAGAGGGAGGTATAAAGCCTTTTCCACCTGTGGGTCTCACCTGTCAGTGGTTTTCTTGTTCTATGGGACGGCTTTTGGGGTGTACATGAGTTCTGCCGTGAGTGACTCTTCCATGAAGAGTGTCGTGGCCTCAATGATGTACATTGTGGTCCCTCAGATGatgaaccccttcatctacagtTTGAGGAACAGGGAAATGCACGGGGCCCTGAGGAATCTCATGAGTAGGATATCTTCTCTGGGACTGTGTCACCTGCCCTGAGCTTGGGCCTCCAGAAGGAGTTAAAATGGTGGAAATAGGGATTGATGCCATGAGATACAAGGTAAAGACgtcgcctgtggcaccggcatcctatgtgggcaccagttcgagtcccggttgttccacttcccatccagctccttgctaatgccctgggaaaacagtggaagatggcccaagtgcttgggcatctgcacccatgtgggagaagctcctgattcctggcttcagattggtccagctctggccattgcagccatctggggagtaaaccaacggatggaagacctctctgtaattctgtccttcaaataaataaatctttaaaaaaaattaaagtgttgacactgtggcatagcaggttaactcACAACCCACAGAATTGGCATCTA is part of the Oryctolagus cuniculus chromosome 16, mOryCun1.1, whole genome shotgun sequence genome and harbors:
- the LOC100351709 gene encoding olfactory receptor 7G2-like; translated protein: MGTRNQTAVSEFLLLGLTDDPALQPLLFCLFLSIYLVTILGNLLIILAVSSDARLHTPMYFFLCSLSFTDIWTSTTTIPKMLVNLQTRDRSITYMGCLTQICFILILGGLENCLLAVMAYDRYMAICHPLRYMAVVSPRLCILLVLLSLLVSVANALLHSLMLLRLSFCTHLEIPHFFCELVPIIRLACSDPLVNNLLIYFVASLFAGIPLSGIIFSYGQIVSSVLRMPPARGRYKAFSTCGSHLSVVFLFYGTAFGVYMSSAVSDSSMKSVVASMMYIVVPQMMNPFIYSLRNREMHGALRNLMSRISSLGLCHLP